A single region of the Brassica rapa cultivar Chiifu-401-42 chromosome A03, CAAS_Brap_v3.01, whole genome shotgun sequence genome encodes:
- the LOC103858992 gene encoding heat stress transcription factor A-1e isoform X2, with product MYNLFHSSCINFFQGFRKVDPERWEFANDGFVRGQKQLLKSIIRRKPSQMQPQKKPQVQHSSVGACVEVGKFGLEEEVERLQRDKNVLMQELVRLRQQQQGTEHHLQNVGQKVHVMEQRQQQMMSFLAKAVQSPGFLNQFSQQSSEGNQHISESNKKRRLPVEDQNGSHGVNGLSRQIVRYQSSMNESANSVLQQIQSMSSSRGCHEPLSNNHGSFLLGDVPNVSDNGRSSNGASGVAFTDVSSNGAMKPHDPYAPADLLAPRQGAAAASGSSSSDLAGCETDNGECLDPMMVVLDESTILGRDGTINELLPGGEDSLWEQFFGESTETGNIDELVSGSMDNEMIMEQLGLQSNLRNVLRNNQQMNHLTEQMGLLTSDALRK from the coding sequence ATGTACAATCTGTTCCATTCTTCATGCATCAATTTTTTTCAGGGTTTCAGAAAAGTTGATCCAGAACGTTGGGAATTTGCAAACGATGGATTTGTAAGAGGCCAAAAACAATTGCTAAAGAGTATTATCCGGAGAAAACCTTCTCAGATGCAGCCTCAAAAGAAACCTCAAGTCCAGCACTCATCAGTTGGTGCTTGCGTTGAAGTGGGCAAGTTTGGACTCGAAGAAGAAGTTGAGAGACTCCAGAGGGATAAGAACGTCCTTATGCAAGAGCTTGTGAGGTTAAGGCAGCAACAACAAGGTACAGAACATCATCTGCAGAATGTGGGGCAGAAAGTTCATGTGATGGAGCAGAGGCAGCAGCAAATGATGTCGTTTCTAGCGAAGGCTGTCCAAAGTCCAGGGTTCTTGAACCAGTTTTCACAGCAGAGTAGTGAAGGGAACCAACACATCTCTGAGTCCAACAAGAAGAGGAGGCTACCTGTTGAGGATCAGAATGGGAGTCATGGGGTTAATGGTCTTAGCCGCCAGATTGTGAGGTATCAGTCATCAATGAACGAATCAGCTAACAGTGTGCTCCAACAGATACAAAGTATGAGTAGCTCACGTGGCTGTCATGAGCCCCTCTCCAACAATCATGGTAGCTTTCTTTTGGGTGATGTTCCTAACGTTTCAGACAATGGGAGATCCTCAAATGGAGCATCTGGAGTTGCATTCACTGATGTTTCATCCAATGGTGCAATGAAACCTCACGACCCTTATGCTCCAGCTGATCTGCTAGCTCCAAGGCAAGGAGCAGCAGCAGCTTCTGGGAGCTCAAGTTCGGATCTAGCTGGATGCGAGACGGACAATGGAGAGTGTTTGGATCCAATGATGGTTGTTTTGGATGAGTCAACGATATTAGGACGTGATGGCACCATAAATGAGTTGCTTCCTGGAGGTGAAGATTCATTGTGGGAACAGTTCTTTGGTGAGAGCACAGAAACTGGCAACATTGATGAGCTTGTCTCAGGGTCCATGGACAATGAGATGATAATGGAGCAGCTAGGATTACAATCCAACCTCAGGAATGTGTTGAGAAATAATCAACAAATGAACCATCTTACTGAACAGATGGGACTTCTCACATCAGATGCGCTCAGGAAATGA